In one Echinicola marina genomic region, the following are encoded:
- a CDS encoding helix-turn-helix domain-containing protein, with the protein MSKIDIERAELISKNLQLIMDKSDLTVDGLEEYTGISKPTLNRAILKTSNLSPNKVNDLAKAFHLDSKEVTSKFPVRTRHLTRMDELIDFKNKNLENFKYFISESQKHNAHAFVKSELFKDPYYKEERKMKEIKNRLRKSKNYQDEFSDNAIEQAIKRLVIDCDFFIINRKSPKGKVFYYKVKG; encoded by the coding sequence ATGAGCAAAATAGATATAGAAAGAGCAGAGTTAATTTCAAAAAACTTACAATTAATAATGGATAAGTCTGATCTTACTGTTGATGGACTAGAGGAATATACTGGTATCTCAAAACCAACTTTAAATAGAGCTATATTGAAAACCTCTAATTTATCCCCAAATAAGGTTAATGATCTTGCAAAAGCTTTTCACCTAGATTCAAAAGAAGTAACCAGCAAATTCCCTGTAAGGACTAGGCACCTTACGAGAATGGACGAACTCATAGACTTCAAAAATAAAAATTTAGAAAACTTTAAGTATTTCATTTCGGAATCTCAAAAGCATAACGCACATGCATTTGTAAAGAGCGAGTTATTTAAAGACCCCTATTACAAGGAAGAGAGAAAGATGAAAGAAATCAAAAATAGGCTTAGAAAAAGTAAAAATTATCAAGATGAATTTTCTGATAACGCTATAGAACAAGCTATAAAAAGGTTGGTAATAGACTGTGATTTTTTTATAATAAATAGAAAGAGCCCAAAAGGAAAGGTTTTCTATTATAAAGTAAAAGGATAA
- the istB gene encoding IS21-like element helper ATPase IstB has product MTQSIALNQMSKMKFHGMMEAYKTILDSNKHHDLNPEELINHLLQAEWEERENRKINRLYKTAKFRYSATVEELEFSPNRGLDKMQVLRLADMSFIKRKENILITGATGAGKSYIASALGNQACMQGVRTQYYNTTKLFPKLKMLKADGSYIKEIARIEKQDLLILDDFGIQQLDEMARMALLEIIEDRHGRASTIVVSQLPVTKWFETIGDSTIADAVLDRLVHTAHRIELKGESMRKKQ; this is encoded by the coding sequence ATGACACAGAGCATCGCATTGAACCAGATGTCCAAAATGAAGTTTCACGGAATGATGGAAGCATACAAAACCATTCTGGACAGCAACAAACATCATGATCTCAATCCCGAAGAGCTTATAAACCATCTCTTGCAGGCAGAATGGGAAGAAAGAGAGAACAGGAAAATCAACAGACTGTACAAAACGGCAAAGTTCAGGTACAGTGCCACTGTTGAAGAGCTTGAGTTCTCTCCAAACCGGGGGCTGGATAAAATGCAGGTCCTCAGACTTGCTGATATGTCCTTTATTAAACGAAAAGAAAACATACTGATCACAGGAGCAACAGGGGCCGGCAAAAGCTACATTGCTTCGGCCCTGGGAAACCAAGCCTGTATGCAAGGGGTCAGAACCCAATATTATAATACCACCAAGCTGTTCCCGAAACTCAAAATGCTGAAAGCTGACGGCTCATATATCAAAGAGATAGCGAGAATAGAAAAACAGGATTTATTGATCCTGGATGACTTCGGCATTCAGCAACTGGATGAAATGGCAAGAATGGCCCTGCTTGAAATCATAGAAGACCGCCATGGAAGGGCTTCAACAATAGTGGTATCACAACTTCCGGTTACAAAATGGTTCGAAACCATAGGTGACAGTACCATAGCCGACGCTGTTCTCGACAGACTGGTGCACACCGCACACAGAATCGAGCTAAAAGGAGAATCAATGAGAAAAAAACAATAA
- the istA gene encoding IS21 family transposase: protein MAGKTITMSNLKQIIRHRDNGMALQTISKTLGIARNTVKKYLQLIDSKGFSYGELLSMNDEELDALLSDPDHVSGERYQELISFFPYMEPELKRTGVNRWVLWGEYRQKHPDGYSYSQFCESFRQWRTGLSASMRIEHVPGDKFYIDFTGDRLSIVDPVTGELTDLEVYVATLGASQYSYVEAIPSQRKEDFIAATENALHYLGGVPRALVPDNLKSAVTKADKYEPAINPDFLDFANHYGCVVFPARSRKPQDKALVEKTVSIVYSRIYAPLRNKVYHDINTLNADIRHYLNIHNNTPFQKRPETRKELFDREEKGTLAPLPAERYELKQFKYATVTKTSHISLNPENHYYSIPYRYIGKKVKVVYSASYVSVFYDGERIAFHKRSLKERGYTTVQDHMPSAHRFVSDWNPEFFLNWAKGIHPEVRHYLQVILDSYPYPEQAYKSCLGILGYDKKAGRERLINAVIRAKHYNTYNYSVITRILNSGMDSIPLDTENKSDKSVDHENIRGAESFR from the coding sequence ATGGCAGGAAAAACGATAACCATGAGTAATCTCAAACAGATAATTCGCCACCGTGACAACGGAATGGCACTGCAGACCATCTCCAAAACCTTGGGAATTGCCCGGAACACGGTCAAGAAGTACCTTCAGCTGATTGATTCCAAAGGTTTTTCTTACGGAGAGCTTTTGTCCATGAATGACGAAGAGCTTGATGCCCTACTTTCTGATCCGGACCATGTTTCAGGGGAGCGGTACCAGGAGCTTATATCTTTTTTTCCCTATATGGAACCGGAGCTTAAACGGACCGGTGTGAACCGTTGGGTCCTGTGGGGAGAATACAGACAAAAACATCCTGACGGATACAGTTACTCACAGTTCTGTGAAAGCTTCAGGCAGTGGCGTACCGGTCTATCTGCCAGTATGAGAATTGAACATGTTCCGGGAGATAAATTCTATATAGACTTTACGGGTGATAGGCTGTCCATAGTAGATCCTGTAACAGGTGAACTCACTGATCTGGAAGTGTATGTTGCCACACTCGGAGCCAGTCAATACAGCTATGTAGAAGCCATTCCCTCCCAAAGAAAAGAAGACTTCATAGCAGCCACTGAAAATGCTTTACATTACCTGGGCGGTGTTCCCAGGGCCCTGGTGCCCGACAACCTCAAAAGCGCGGTCACCAAAGCCGACAAGTATGAACCGGCCATCAACCCCGATTTCCTGGACTTTGCCAACCATTACGGCTGTGTGGTCTTTCCGGCAAGGAGCAGGAAGCCGCAGGACAAGGCCTTGGTGGAAAAGACCGTCAGCATTGTCTACAGCAGGATATACGCCCCGCTCAGAAACAAAGTTTACCATGACATCAATACACTGAATGCGGATATACGGCACTACCTCAATATCCATAACAATACCCCTTTCCAGAAAAGACCGGAAACAAGGAAGGAGCTTTTCGACAGGGAAGAAAAGGGAACCCTGGCCCCCCTGCCTGCCGAAAGATATGAACTCAAACAGTTCAAGTATGCCACCGTCACTAAAACCTCCCACATATCCCTGAACCCTGAAAACCATTATTATTCTATTCCCTACAGGTATATCGGCAAAAAAGTCAAGGTTGTGTACTCAGCCAGTTACGTTTCTGTTTTCTACGATGGGGAAAGGATCGCTTTTCATAAAAGAAGCCTTAAGGAGCGCGGATACACTACGGTCCAGGACCATATGCCTTCAGCCCACAGGTTTGTAAGTGACTGGAACCCTGAATTCTTCCTGAACTGGGCAAAAGGGATACATCCTGAAGTCCGGCATTATTTACAGGTTATCCTCGACAGTTACCCGTATCCGGAACAGGCCTATAAAAGCTGTCTGGGGATTTTGGGATATGATAAAAAGGCAGGCAGGGAAAGGCTCATAAACGCAGTAATACGTGCCAAACACTACAACACTTATAATTATTCGGTCATCACCAGAATACTCAACAGCGGGATGGATTCAATCCCTTTAGATACTGAAAACAAGTCCGATAAATCAGTTGACCACGAAAACATAAGGGGAGCGGAAAGCTTCAGGTAA